A stretch of Hypomesus transpacificus isolate Combined female chromosome 7, fHypTra1, whole genome shotgun sequence DNA encodes these proteins:
- the frs2a gene encoding fibroblast growth factor receptor substrate 2a, whose translation MGSCCSCPDTHSLSDDHHSKFKVINVDDDGNELGSGVMELTDEELILHTRRREPVNWPYLCLRRYGCDSNLFSFESGRRCQTGQGIFAFKCVRAEEIFNMLQETMHSNSISVVEEAVLEPGQGPLDPDAPRTPRTPTTPGYSVPTVANGIARYPSFGEASSRPSSRHPSIGSARLPSVGEEATHPLLVTDDPVHTYVNTSGIQEDRRSRPCSHTPLELWLPNLDSSSATPANQGTEVEPQVVLEGESVKFVLGPTPVQRQKQRRVGDRESGPGPGGVEPGTGVGAGAGGTEDGAGQSDREREPGFGLGNESLEPNGSNDCVTQSAECDTGYDSDERKDAPPPPPLPPQSSAKLSYEHHNGTSHVSTPAPFSVPNPAPRRNRPALPSPDFSHNANNSAQRRTALLNYENLPSLPPVWETPKRFSAGEDEEDEEEDEDEESYGRPKTLNGYHRRLHHRPHHHHHHHHHHPLQHPLLDPMHNYVNTENVTMPLSAKLDSARLPRREGGGGGGAGPGGGTPTVFNFDFRGAGGLDPLRQLNYIEVEMEKGSDSSGPHTPKTPTTPLLGPPPPPPARRTELYAVIDIERTAAMSSLQKALPRDDGTSRKTRHNSTDLPM comes from the exons ATGGGAAGCTGCTGTAGCTGTcctgacacacactccctctcagaCGATCATCACAGCAAGTTCAAG gtgaTCAACGTGGATGACGATGGCAATGAGCTGGGCTCAGGAGTGATGGAGCTGACAGATGAGGAGCTGATCTTACACACGCGCAGACGCGAGCCCGTCAACTGGCCCTACCTTTGTCTGCGGCGCTATGGCTGTGACTCAAACCTCTTCTCCTTTGAAAGCGGCCGGCGCTGCCAGACTGGACAGG GGATCTTTGCGTTCAAGTGTGTGCGCGCTGAGGAGATCTTCAACATGCTGCAGGAGACCATGCACAGTAACAGCATCAGTGTGGTCGAGGAGGCTGTCCTGGAACCTGGCCAGGGCCCCCTGGACCCCGACGCCCCACGCACGCCACGCACGCCCAcca CTCCAGGCTACTCAGTACCTACGGTAGCCAATGGGATTGCTCGCTACCCGTCGTTTGGCGAGGCCTCCTCCCGCCCCTCCAGTCGCCACCCTTCTATAGGCAGCGCCAGACTGCCCTCTGTTGGCGAGGAGGCCACACACCCTCTACTGGTCACCGACGACCCG gtccACACGTACGTAAACACTTCAGGTATTCAGGAAGACCGACGCTCGCGACCCTGCAGCCACACCCCTTTGGAACTTTGGCTGCCCAATCTGGACAGCTCCTCCGCCACTCCAGCCAATCAAGGGACAGAGGTGGAGCCCCAGGTagtgctggagggggagagtgtgAAGTTTGTCCTGGGACCCACTCCTgtccagagacagaaacagagacgggtaggtgacagagagagtgggcCTGGCCCTGGAGGAGTGGAGCCTGGGACTGGAgttggagctggagctggaggtaCGGAAGATGGGGCTGGGCAGAGCGACAGGGAAAGGGAGCCAGGGTTTGGGCTAGGGAATGAGAGTCTGGAGCCAAACGGCTCCAACGACTGTGTGACCCAGTCTGCCGAATGTGACACGGGTTACGACAGTGACGAGCGCAAGgacgcccctccccctccgccgcTTCCCCCCCAATCAAGCGCCAAGCTCTCTTACGAGCATCACAACGGCACCAGTCACGTGTCAACTCCCGCCCCCTTCTCCGTGCCTAACCCCGCCCCCCGACGCAACCGCCCCGCCCTCCCTTCCCCCGACTTCTCCCACAACGCCAACAACTCCGCCCAGCGGCGGACGGCGCTCCTGAATTACGAGAACCTCCCGTCTCTCCCGCCGGTCTGGGAGACGCCCAAGCGCTTCTCGGCgggagaggacgaggaggacgaggaggaagacgaggacgaGGAGTCGTACGGACGACCAAAGACCCTCAACGGCTACCACCGCCGCCTCCATCATcgtcctcaccaccaccaccaccaccaccatcatcatccgcTCCAGCACCCCCTACTGGACCCCATGCATAACTACGTCAACACGGAGAACGTGACCATGCCGCTTAGCGCCAAGCTGGACTCGGCCCGTCTGCCCcgcagggaggggggcggtgggggaggCGCGGGGCCGGGAGGGGGGACGCCCACCGTCTTTAACTTTGACttccggggggcgggggggctggaCCCTCTCAGGCAGCTGAACTACATcgaggtggagatggagaagggtTCAGACTCCAGCGGGCCTCACACACCTaagacccccaccacccccctgctggggccccccccgccaccccccgcCCGCCGCACGGAGCTGTACGCCGTCATTGACATTGAGCGCACGGCCGCCATGTCCAGCCTGCAGAAAGCGCTGCCCCGCGACGACGGAACGTCCCGGAAAACCCGACACAACAGCACTGACCTACCCATGTGA
- the napepld gene encoding N-acyl-phosphatidylethanolamine-hydrolyzing phospholipase D isoform X1, producing the protein MEATRLCVVHFVSVFKTLTPSPQLWKTIRGLRFRSLHRSCLVKTEMKTQLRLGPQAEPMEGGSKAGLEERQDLVQRATSGGGESVRVAQGKEEEVVVRPKVTDHDQARKGSSSRSSRKSYRLDYRLEEDVTLSARDRHGRFTNPWPDWRFPSYATILRFYLLDKDNSDVPSDKDVLDRELPVVKPYFLENPEQTGGAAPGIRVTWLGHASVLVEMDDLVILTEPIFSQRASPLQFLGPKRFRGPPCTVDQLPRVDAVLISHTHYDHLDLGTVTALNERFGSELRWFVPLGLLDWMQKNGCENVIELDWWKENCVPGHDDVTFVFTPAQHWCKRTPTDDNKVLWGSWSVLGPGGRFFFAGDTGYCPGFREIGRRYGPFDLAAIPIGAYLPRNMMRSQHVDPEQAVLIHQDIQAKHSLAIHWGTFALANEYYLEPPVKLREAMEKNGLNTDTFFTLNHGESRVISTEEEVFESLEELPQIEPL; encoded by the exons ATGGAGGCGACTAGACTATGTGTCGTTCATTTTGTGTCCGTTTTTAAGACATTAACTCCGTCTCCGCAACTTTGGAAAACCATTCGAGGTCTCCGCTTCAGATCTCTCCACCGCTCATGTCTCGTTAAAACTGAGATGAAAACTCAATTGAG GTTAGGACCGCAAGCTGAGCCCATGGAGGGAGGCAGCAAAGCGGGGTTGGAGGAAAGGCAGGATCTGGTGCAGAGGGCCACCAGCGGGGGAGGGGAGTCAGTGAGGGTGGCGCAGGgcaaggaggaagaggtggttgTCCGACCCAAGGTTACTGACCACGACCAGGCCAGGAAGGGGAGCTCGTCGCGGTCGTCTCGTAAGAGCTACCGTCTGGACTATCGTCTGGAGGAAGATGTGACGCTGTCGGCCCGGGACCGCCACGGCCGTTTCACCAACCCCTGGCCCGACTGGAGGTTCCCCTCGTATGCCACGATTCTCCGCTTCTACCTGCTGGACAAGGACAACAGCGACGTGCCGTCGGACAAGGAT gtTCTGGACAGGGAACTTCCTGTGGTGAAGCCCTACTTCCTCGAGAAtcctgagcagacaggaggggCGGCACCTGGCATACGGGTGACCTGGCTAGGCCACGCCTCCGTCCTGGTGGAGATGGATGACCTGGTCATCCTGACCGAACCCATCTTCAGCCAGAGGGCCTCACCGCTGCAGTTCCTGGGGCCCAAGCGCTTCCGGGGTCCCCCCTGCACGGTGGATCAACTCCCCAGGGTGGACGCTGTCCTTATCAGCCACACCCACTACGACCACCTGGACTTGGGCACCGTGACGGCGCTCAACGAGCGTTTTGGGAGCGAGCTGCGCTGGTTCGTGCCGCTGGGCCTCCTGGACTGGATGCAGAAGAACGGCTGCGAGAACGTAATCGAGCTGGACTGGTGGAAGGAGAACTGCGTGCCGGGCCATGACGACGTCACCTTTGTGTTCACGCCGGCACAGCACTGGTGCAAACGCACGCCCACCGACGACAACAAGGTCCTGTGGGGCAGCTGGTCTGTCCTCGGGCCCGGCGGACGCTTCTTTTTCGCTGGAGACACGGGGTACTGCCCCGGCTTCCGGGAGATAGGACGCCGCTACGGACCCTTCGACCTGGCCGCCATCCCCATCGGAGCCTACCTGCCCAG AAACATGATGCGTAGTCAGCACGTGGACCCAGAGCAGGCTGTGCTCATCCACCAGGACATCCAAGCCAAACACTCCCTGGCCATCCACTGGGGAACCTTCGCCCTGGCCAACGAG tattACCTAGAGCCTCCAGTCAAGCTGAGGGAGGCTATGGAGAAGAATGGGTTAAACACAGACACCTTCTTCACCCTCAATCATGGAGAGTCCCGAGTGATCAGTACAGAGGAAGAAGTCTTTGAATCATTGGAAGAATTGCCCCAAATCGAACCCCTTTGA
- the napepld gene encoding N-acyl-phosphatidylethanolamine-hydrolyzing phospholipase D isoform X2, which translates to MEGGSKAGLEERQDLVQRATSGGGESVRVAQGKEEEVVVRPKVTDHDQARKGSSSRSSRKSYRLDYRLEEDVTLSARDRHGRFTNPWPDWRFPSYATILRFYLLDKDNSDVPSDKDVLDRELPVVKPYFLENPEQTGGAAPGIRVTWLGHASVLVEMDDLVILTEPIFSQRASPLQFLGPKRFRGPPCTVDQLPRVDAVLISHTHYDHLDLGTVTALNERFGSELRWFVPLGLLDWMQKNGCENVIELDWWKENCVPGHDDVTFVFTPAQHWCKRTPTDDNKVLWGSWSVLGPGGRFFFAGDTGYCPGFREIGRRYGPFDLAAIPIGAYLPRNMMRSQHVDPEQAVLIHQDIQAKHSLAIHWGTFALANEYYLEPPVKLREAMEKNGLNTDTFFTLNHGESRVISTEEEVFESLEELPQIEPL; encoded by the exons ATGGAGGGAGGCAGCAAAGCGGGGTTGGAGGAAAGGCAGGATCTGGTGCAGAGGGCCACCAGCGGGGGAGGGGAGTCAGTGAGGGTGGCGCAGGgcaaggaggaagaggtggttgTCCGACCCAAGGTTACTGACCACGACCAGGCCAGGAAGGGGAGCTCGTCGCGGTCGTCTCGTAAGAGCTACCGTCTGGACTATCGTCTGGAGGAAGATGTGACGCTGTCGGCCCGGGACCGCCACGGCCGTTTCACCAACCCCTGGCCCGACTGGAGGTTCCCCTCGTATGCCACGATTCTCCGCTTCTACCTGCTGGACAAGGACAACAGCGACGTGCCGTCGGACAAGGAT gtTCTGGACAGGGAACTTCCTGTGGTGAAGCCCTACTTCCTCGAGAAtcctgagcagacaggaggggCGGCACCTGGCATACGGGTGACCTGGCTAGGCCACGCCTCCGTCCTGGTGGAGATGGATGACCTGGTCATCCTGACCGAACCCATCTTCAGCCAGAGGGCCTCACCGCTGCAGTTCCTGGGGCCCAAGCGCTTCCGGGGTCCCCCCTGCACGGTGGATCAACTCCCCAGGGTGGACGCTGTCCTTATCAGCCACACCCACTACGACCACCTGGACTTGGGCACCGTGACGGCGCTCAACGAGCGTTTTGGGAGCGAGCTGCGCTGGTTCGTGCCGCTGGGCCTCCTGGACTGGATGCAGAAGAACGGCTGCGAGAACGTAATCGAGCTGGACTGGTGGAAGGAGAACTGCGTGCCGGGCCATGACGACGTCACCTTTGTGTTCACGCCGGCACAGCACTGGTGCAAACGCACGCCCACCGACGACAACAAGGTCCTGTGGGGCAGCTGGTCTGTCCTCGGGCCCGGCGGACGCTTCTTTTTCGCTGGAGACACGGGGTACTGCCCCGGCTTCCGGGAGATAGGACGCCGCTACGGACCCTTCGACCTGGCCGCCATCCCCATCGGAGCCTACCTGCCCAG AAACATGATGCGTAGTCAGCACGTGGACCCAGAGCAGGCTGTGCTCATCCACCAGGACATCCAAGCCAAACACTCCCTGGCCATCCACTGGGGAACCTTCGCCCTGGCCAACGAG tattACCTAGAGCCTCCAGTCAAGCTGAGGGAGGCTATGGAGAAGAATGGGTTAAACACAGACACCTTCTTCACCCTCAATCATGGAGAGTCCCGAGTGATCAGTACAGAGGAAGAAGTCTTTGAATCATTGGAAGAATTGCCCCAAATCGAACCCCTTTGA